Below is a genomic region from Pseudarthrobacter sulfonivorans.
CGCCGGGATCAGGACAGCTCTACCCCCAGCGCAGCGAGCCTGGCCTCGAGGATCTGGGCAACGCCGTCGTCGTCAAAGTGGGGTGCCTGCTGCCCGGCGGCGCTGATGGCGTCCGGATGGCCGCTGGCCATGGCGTACCCGTGGCCTGCCCAGCGCAGCATCTCGACGTCGTTGGGCATGTCCCCGAACGCCACGACGTCTGCCGCGTCAATGGACAGGGAGTTGGCGTATTCGGCCAGGGTGACGGCCTTGTTGACGCCGGGGAGGGACAGTTCCAGCATCGCCACGGTGGGCGCGGAGTGCGTGGCGGACGCCAGATGGGCGACGGCGGGCCGCACCGCGGCCAGGAAGTCGTCCGCGGTGCCATCCCTGACAATCGCCAGGAACTTCACGACGGCGTCGTCCGGGGTGAGCGTTTCGGCCAGCGGGGCGGGGGTAAATTCGGCCAGCAGCTCGCTGGAACCGTTCTCGATGAAACCGGGCTCGAGATGGAATCCGCTCAGCGTTTCCGCGGCGAAGAGAGCGGCCGGGCGCAGTTCCTTGATGATCCGCCGCAGTTCCAGCACAGCGTCCATGCCCAGCGTCCGGGCGGAAACCAGCCGGTCCGCTTCGAGGTCCCACACCACGGCGCCGTTGGAGCAGATGACCGTGCCGGTGTGGCCAAGCTGTTCCTCCAGCGGGTGGAGCCAGCGCGGCGGGCGGCCGGTGACAAAAACGAGCTCAATGCCAGCGTCCCGGCAGGCATGGAAGGCCCGGACTGTGCGGTCGCTGATCTTTCCGTCGTGCCCAAGAATCGTTCCGTCAATATCACTTGCTACCAGCCGCATCCTGCCAGTCTACGTGGAGCGGCGGGCTTCCCGGGCCGTGAAGCCTCCTCCCTGGGGCTGGCCTCTTGGAGTCGCCCGACGACGTTTTTTGACGCCGCGCTACGTTCTGTTGAGCCTGCACGTCGTTGCGTGAACGTCCGTGTCCGGTGCCGTTGTGGGGCGTGGGGGCCGTCCGTAACCTCATCTTCAACATGTCCGCAAGCAAAGGAAATACCGTGACAACTCCCCCGGATAACACTCCGCAAAACCAACCGGCCGCCACCCGCATCGTGGCCGGCCAGGCTTCCGCTCCGAAGCGTCCGCTGGGCCTGAAGATCGGCATCGTGGCCGGCATTCTGGCGCTGGTCGGCGGCGGCGTGGCCGTGGCCTCGGCCGTCTCCGGCAACAACGCCGCCACCTCCGCAGCGACCTCTGCCGCACCGGCCGGCAACCCGGCAGCAGAGCTCAAACTCGGCTACTTCGGCAACGTAACGCACGCACCCGCACTGGTGGGTGTCAGCCAGGGCCACATCGCCAAAGAACTGGGCGATACCAAGCTCAGCACACAGGTCTTCAACGCCGGGCCAGCCGCGATCGAAGCCCTGAACGCCGGCGCCATCGACGCCACCTACATCGGCCCGAACCCGGCCATCAACTCGTTCGTCAAGAGCGGCGGGGAGTCCATCAGCATCATTGCCGGCGCGGCCGCAGGTGGTGCGCAGCTGGTGGTCAAGCCGGAAATCACCTCCGCCGCGGACCTGAAGGGCAAGACGCTCGCCTCGCCGCAGCTCGGCGGCACGCAGGACGTGGCGCTCCGCGCCTGGCTGGGCTCGCAGGGCTACAAAACCAACGTTGACGGCAGCGGTGATGTGGCCATCAACCCCACCGAAAACGCCCAGACGCTGAAACTGTTCCAGGACGGAAAGCTCGACGGCGCGTGGCTGCCTGAGCCCTGGGCCTCCCGCCTGGTGCTGACGGCCGGGGCCAAGGTCCTGGTGGACGAAAAGGACCTCTGGGACGGCTCACTCTCCGGCAAGGCCGGCGAGTTCCCCACCACCATCCTGATTGTGAACAAGAAGTTCGCCGCCGAGCACCCGGACACCGTAAAGGCGCTCCTTAAAGGCCACGCCAAGTCCGTTGACTGGCTGAACAGCGCGGCTGCCGCCGAGAAGGCCAGCGTCATCAACGCTGCCCTCAAGGAAGCGGCCGGCGCCGAACTGAAGGCCGACGTGATCGAGCGGTCCCTGAAGAACATCGTCTTCACGGTGGATCCGCTCGCCGGAACCTACCCCAAGCTGCTCAAGGACGGCGTGGAAGCCGGTACCACCAAGCAGGCGGACATCAACGGCATCTTTGACCTGACGGCCCTGAACGAGGTGACCGGGCAGAAGACGTCAGCCGCCGGACTCGGCAAGGAATAGCCCGCGTTCAACCCGCCCGCTTGCCTGCAACTTCTCCGGATTACAGACAGTGGGCGGGTTTTTCGCGATCCCTCAGGGTTCCTTTTCGAGCCGACCGGCCGGGTCGATAATAACCCTATGGTTCGCTTCACCGCCGACGTTCAGCTGCGGGGCTCCAACCCATTCGTGGACGTCCCGGCGGCAGCTGTGGCTGAGCTGCTGCCGCTTGCGGAGCATGGCCGGATCAGGGTGACCGGCACGCTCAGGGGTGCGGAGTTCAACGCCACGGTGATGCCGGGCAGGTCCGGCCAGCACGTCCTGTATCTTTCCGGCGGCCTTCGGACGGCAACGGGCGTGCGCGTCGGGGAAGCGGTCACAGTGGACGTTCACGCGCTCGGCTCCGACGAGGTCATCCCGCCCGGAGATTTGGCTGCCGCCCTGGACGCGACTGTAGGAGCGGCTGGCAACTGGGGGCAGCTGCCCGTTTCGCAGCGGCGGGAGCTGATGCGTTTCCTCGAGGACGCTCGGACCCCGTCGACGCGTGCGCGCCGCGTTGAACAGCTCGTGGCCCAGGTGCTGGGCGCGGACATCCCGCCACCGGGCCGGCGCACTGGCCGCGCCTTGTGGACCTGCCCCTCTTGCGGACGGCAGTTTGTCACACGGAACATGAACCATTCCTGCTCACAGCACACCCTCGACGAGCCGTTCCGCGGCAGGCCAGCCAGCATCCACCGGCTGTTCGAGGTGGTTCGCCGGACGGTTGAGGCGATCGGCCCGGTAACGCTTGTTCCGTACCGGGACCGTGTCGCCTTTATGGTTCGGGTCCGGTTCGCCGGGGTCAAACCCGCGAACAAGTGGCTCGATGTGGAGTTCTGGCTCACGCGCCGGGTTGAGTCGCCCAGATTCCGACGAATCGAAACGCTGTCTCCGTACACACATCTGTACACGGTGCGCGTGACCGAGGCATCCGACGTCGACGGCGAACTTGCCGCCTGGCTCCGCGAGGCCTACGCGGTGGGCTGCCAGGAGCACCTGCGCAGCCCGACGACCTGACGGCCCCGGGCCCGGGACGTCGGGGCCAGGGCCACGCGGCGCGCGTTACTCCGCCGGAACCGCGTTCAGTTCGGCGCGCGTGGGCGGGTTGGCGCCCGGGCGGGAAACCGTGACGGCCGCCGCGCGGGCAGCGTGGGCCAGGAGCTCAGCCAGGCCCTCGGCCGGAAGCTCGCGCAGGTCCTTCCGGTTCTGCGCGCCGTCCAGGCCCCGATCAACGATCCCCGAAAGCAGCGCGGCCATAAAGGAATCACCGGCGCCCACGGTGTCGGCCACTTCCACGCGAGGCGCGTCAATCGCGGCTTCACCGGCGGCCGTAATTCCCCACGGACCGGCCGCGCCGCGGGTGACCACCACCAGGGCAGGCCCCTCGGAACCGCCCAACGACAGCCAGCGGCGTGCTGATTCCAGCACGTCCACACCCGGGTACAGCCACTCCAGGTCCTCGTCCGAGGCCTTGACCACGTCCGAAAGGGTGACAAATTTCTCCGCCTGCCGCCGTGCATAATCCACGTCGGTGATGATGCTGGGCCGGCAGTTGGGATCGAAGCTGATCGTGGCGGCGGGGTGGGCGTGCTCGACGGCGGCGAGCACCGCCGCGGCGCCCGGCGCCAGCATCGTGGCGATGGAGCCGGTGTGCAGCAGGGTGGTTCCCTGCAGCATAAAGGCGAGGCGGTCCGACAGGCCGGGAAGCTCCCAGGCGAGGTCGAACGTGTAGGTGGCGGCACCGTCGTCGTCAATTACGGCGGTGGCCACACTGGTTGGCAGCTCGTCGGGGCCCAGCGGCAGCATAACGGAGCTGGAGCGCAGGTGCGCCGCCACCGAATCCCCGTAGGCGTCGCGGCCGTAGCGGCCGACGAACTGCACGGGATGGTCGAGGCGAGCCAGGCCCACCGCGACATTAAGGGGACTGCCGCCCACGTGGGCTTCGATTCCGGAGGCGCGCTGGACAACGTCAACAAGGCCCTCGCCTATAACTGTGAGCATGGTCATACTCTGCCAGAGATGCGCCCGCCTACACAGGCGTGTTACGCGTCGCCTACCATGGAGATATGACATCCTATGTCCTCCAGTCAATGAGGGCTGCCCTGCCCGACGCCGAACACGTCCTGGCGGTCCGCGGCACCGGCGGCTACCGGCAATACAGGATCCCCGCCCTCGCGGTCTCGCGGCAGGGCACCCTGCTGGCCGCCTACGACGGCCGCCCCAACCTCGATGACCTTCCCAACCCGATCGACCTCCTGCTCCGCCGCAGCACGGACAACGGCCGGACCTGGGGCGAACAGCAGGTAGTGAGGACGGGCGGCGGCCTCAACGGCTACGGCGATCCGAGCCTCCTGGTGGACGTCGAAACCGGCCGGATCTTTATGTTCCACGCTGCCGGTACGCGTGCCGGATTCTTCGAAGCGGCAGCCGGGCTGGAGCCCGATAACGACGTCCAGCACTGCGACCTCAGCTACTCGGACGACGACGGCCTGACCTGGCAGCACCGCAGGATCACCGCCCAGCTCAAGATCCGCCAGCCGGTTCACACGCGTGGGCTCAGTACGGGCGAGCCGGCCATCACCGGGATCTTCGCGGCGGCGGGGCAGGGCATCCAGATCCACACCGGCCCTTACCGCAGCCGCCTGGTCCAGCAGTTTGTGGTCCTAGCCGGCGGCGAGATCATGGCCGCCTCCGCTTACAGCGACGACCACGGCGACACCTGGACGCTCGGGGAGCCCATCGGCGCCCGGACGCACGGCCACGCCCCCAACGAAAACAAGGTTGCCTCCCTCCAGGACGGCCGGCTCCTGATGCACAGCCGCGGCACACCGCGCCGCCTTGCCGCAATATCCGACGACGGCGGGGCCACCTGGAGCGCGCTGCGTCCGGTCGAGGACCTCCCGGACCCGGGTGACAACGGCTCGCTGGTCCGCTTCGACGGCCTGCCGTCCCTGGCTTCCCCCGCCGACGACGCCACCGGCTCATGGCTTCTGGCCACCAACAACCTGGACACGGCATTGCGGCGGAACACGGTGATCAGCCTGTCCACCGATGACGGCCTCAGCTGGCCCGCGAAGCTGGTCCTGTGCCCGGGCAGCTCGGCCTATTCAACAGCCGCCCGGCTCCCCGACGGCAACATCGGCGTCCTCTACGAGCGCCAGGGCTACCGGGAAATCGTGTTCGCCTCGGTGCCCGCGGAACAACTCACGGCGCAGCTCACCGCCCGCCCCGCTGCCGCCGCCGACCCTAGCGCTTCGCCCCAATCCGACGCCGATGCGAGGGTTCCGGACGGCGGCGCCGGGCTGGTGTTCGACATGGACCTGCGTTCCATCACGCCCGGCCGCCCGAAGGTCTGGCAGAACGCCGGCGAGTTCCACGTCATGCAGTCCGCCGGTGAGGACTGGGGTGTGCACACCTGGAAAGAAATCGGCCAGGGCTACTCGGCCGAAGCTGCGCAGGTCATCGGCACGCGGGAGGCACAGGACCTGAATTACGGCCCCATCATTCCCGGCTACAAGGTCGGGGACATCCTGGCCTTCACCGGCAGGGCACGCAACGACGGACCCTCGCCGGTGACCGCCGTCCGGCTGTCCGGTCCCGGCTCGAATGCCTTCCCCGCGGCGGATCTTGGCCCCGGGCAAGAGGCGCTCTATTTCACGCCCGGGTACACCGTCACAGAGGCGGATGTGGCACAGGGCCGCGCGGACGTGGTCTTTGAAGTGGTCGGCGAGCGCGGCGGCACTGCCGAGCGCCGCCGTCGTGCTTTCACGTTTGACACGGTCTCTGGCGACATAAGCGAGCCGAAGTGAGAGACCGTTTGCGAAAAACCCGCAGGATCTGAGAGAGCGTCCGGGGAAAACCCGCAGGAAGTGAGAGAGCGTCGGAGGAAACTGGCGCTTGACGTGAACCTGTGATGACGCTTACAGTCGACATACGAGCTCGGACGTCCTACATCCGATAAACCTTCTGGAATGGCGAGGCCCTCATGAACAACATCACCAAGAACCTGCCGCTGGTCAATGACGCCAGCCGCCGGAACTTCCTCAAGCTGACCGGTGCCATGGGCGCCGCTGCAGCCTTCACCGCCTCAGTGGCCGCGTGCGGCAGCCCGGCAGCTACCACCACCGGCAGCTCGGCGAGCGCCGCGGCAGTCAACAAGGACCTCACCATCGAAGCGGGCATCTCCTACGCCCTCTCCACCGGCTTCGACCCGCTGAGCTCCTCAGGCGCCACGCCGATGGCCGTCAACCTGCACATCTTTGAAGGCCTCATCGAGCTGCACCCGGCCACCCGCGAGCCCTACAACGCGCTGGCGGCATCGGACCCCAAGAAGGTCAACGACACCGCCTACCAGGTGACCATCCGCGACGGCGCCAAGTTCCACGACGGCACCCCGGTCACCACCGAAGACGTGGCC
It encodes:
- a CDS encoding Cof-type HAD-IIB family hydrolase, whose translation is MRLVASDIDGTILGHDGKISDRTVRAFHACRDAGIELVFVTGRPPRWLHPLEEQLGHTGTVICSNGAVVWDLEADRLVSARTLGMDAVLELRRIIKELRPAALFAAETLSGFHLEPGFIENGSSELLAEFTPAPLAETLTPDDAVVKFLAIVRDGTADDFLAAVRPAVAHLASATHSAPTVAMLELSLPGVNKAVTLAEYANSLSIDAADVVAFGDMPNDVEMLRWAGHGYAMASGHPDAISAAGQQAPHFDDDGVAQILEARLAALGVELS
- a CDS encoding ABC transporter substrate-binding protein encodes the protein MSASKGNTVTTPPDNTPQNQPAATRIVAGQASAPKRPLGLKIGIVAGILALVGGGVAVASAVSGNNAATSAATSAAPAGNPAAELKLGYFGNVTHAPALVGVSQGHIAKELGDTKLSTQVFNAGPAAIEALNAGAIDATYIGPNPAINSFVKSGGESISIIAGAAAGGAQLVVKPEITSAADLKGKTLASPQLGGTQDVALRAWLGSQGYKTNVDGSGDVAINPTENAQTLKLFQDGKLDGAWLPEPWASRLVLTAGAKVLVDEKDLWDGSLSGKAGEFPTTILIVNKKFAAEHPDTVKALLKGHAKSVDWLNSAAAAEKASVINAALKEAAGAELKADVIERSLKNIVFTVDPLAGTYPKLLKDGVEAGTTKQADINGIFDLTALNEVTGQKTSAAGLGKE
- a CDS encoding DUF1905 domain-containing protein, translated to MVRFTADVQLRGSNPFVDVPAAAVAELLPLAEHGRIRVTGTLRGAEFNATVMPGRSGQHVLYLSGGLRTATGVRVGEAVTVDVHALGSDEVIPPGDLAAALDATVGAAGNWGQLPVSQRRELMRFLEDARTPSTRARRVEQLVAQVLGADIPPPGRRTGRALWTCPSCGRQFVTRNMNHSCSQHTLDEPFRGRPASIHRLFEVVRRTVEAIGPVTLVPYRDRVAFMVRVRFAGVKPANKWLDVEFWLTRRVESPRFRRIETLSPYTHLYTVRVTEASDVDGELAAWLREAYAVGCQEHLRSPTT
- a CDS encoding PfkB family carbohydrate kinase, producing the protein MLTVIGEGLVDVVQRASGIEAHVGGSPLNVAVGLARLDHPVQFVGRYGRDAYGDSVAAHLRSSSVMLPLGPDELPTSVATAVIDDDGAATYTFDLAWELPGLSDRLAFMLQGTTLLHTGSIATMLAPGAAAVLAAVEHAHPAATISFDPNCRPSIITDVDYARRQAEKFVTLSDVVKASDEDLEWLYPGVDVLESARRWLSLGGSEGPALVVVTRGAAGPWGITAAGEAAIDAPRVEVADTVGAGDSFMAALLSGIVDRGLDGAQNRKDLRELPAEGLAELLAHAARAAAVTVSRPGANPPTRAELNAVPAE
- a CDS encoding sialidase family protein, whose protein sequence is MTSYVLQSMRAALPDAEHVLAVRGTGGYRQYRIPALAVSRQGTLLAAYDGRPNLDDLPNPIDLLLRRSTDNGRTWGEQQVVRTGGGLNGYGDPSLLVDVETGRIFMFHAAGTRAGFFEAAAGLEPDNDVQHCDLSYSDDDGLTWQHRRITAQLKIRQPVHTRGLSTGEPAITGIFAAAGQGIQIHTGPYRSRLVQQFVVLAGGEIMAASAYSDDHGDTWTLGEPIGARTHGHAPNENKVASLQDGRLLMHSRGTPRRLAAISDDGGATWSALRPVEDLPDPGDNGSLVRFDGLPSLASPADDATGSWLLATNNLDTALRRNTVISLSTDDGLSWPAKLVLCPGSSAYSTAARLPDGNIGVLYERQGYREIVFASVPAEQLTAQLTARPAAAADPSASPQSDADARVPDGGAGLVFDMDLRSITPGRPKVWQNAGEFHVMQSAGEDWGVHTWKEIGQGYSAEAAQVIGTREAQDLNYGPIIPGYKVGDILAFTGRARNDGPSPVTAVRLSGPGSNAFPAADLGPGQEALYFTPGYTVTEADVAQGRADVVFEVVGERGGTAERRRRAFTFDTVSGDISEPK